One part of the Cyclobacteriaceae bacterium genome encodes these proteins:
- a CDS encoding DUF1801 domain-containing protein: MANTIDHVLTEAESKIWHAHPVWFLDGNPVVGYSKLNDSIRLMFWSGIDFDEEKLQPGPGKFKDASIRYTSTDQVNIREVTRWLKKSREIQWDYKNIVKRKGKLERLKG, encoded by the coding sequence TTGGCCAACACCATCGATCATGTATTAACTGAAGCAGAAAGTAAAATCTGGCATGCCCACCCCGTTTGGTTTTTAGACGGAAACCCCGTTGTGGGGTACAGCAAACTGAATGACAGCATCCGGCTCATGTTCTGGAGCGGTATTGATTTTGATGAAGAAAAACTACAGCCTGGCCCCGGAAAATTCAAAGATGCCTCCATCCGGTATACCTCCACTGATCAGGTCAACATCCGAGAGGTAACGCGTTGGCTTAAAAAGTCGCGCGAAATTCAATGGGACTATAAAAATATTGTAAAGCGAAAAGGAAAGCTTGAGCGTTTAAAGGGGTAG
- a CDS encoding DUF4256 domain-containing protein, translated as MSKNIITKKKLSRDQQEELLNVLKTRFEKNKNRHKGFEWGKVQTRLEANPAKVWSLHQMESSGGEPDVISCDKKSGEFIFCDCSPETPKGRRSICYDHEALESRKEHKPETSAVQMAEDMGIELLTEEQYHELQKLGPFDTKTSSWLKTPADIRKLGGAIFGDYRFGRVFIYHNGAESYYGVRGFRGLLRV; from the coding sequence ATGAGTAAGAATATAATCACGAAAAAGAAGTTATCACGTGATCAACAGGAAGAACTTCTTAATGTATTAAAAACCCGATTTGAAAAAAATAAGAATCGCCACAAAGGTTTTGAGTGGGGAAAGGTACAAACAAGACTGGAGGCCAATCCCGCAAAGGTGTGGTCACTTCACCAAATGGAAAGCTCAGGTGGTGAACCTGATGTAATCTCCTGCGATAAGAAATCAGGCGAATTCATTTTTTGCGATTGCTCTCCTGAAACACCCAAAGGCCGCAGAAGTATTTGCTACGATCATGAGGCATTGGAATCGCGGAAAGAACACAAACCCGAAACCAGTGCCGTGCAAATGGCCGAAGACATGGGCATTGAATTGCTGACTGAAGAACAATACCACGAATTGCAAAAGCTTGGCCCGTTCGATACAAAAACTTCAAGTTGGCTAAAAACCCCAGCCGATATACGCAAACTTGGAGGCGCCATTTTCGGTGACTACCGGTTCGGGCGTGTATTCATTTATCACAACGGTGCCGAATCGTACTACGGTGTACGGGGATTTAGGGGATTGCTCAGGGTTTAA
- a CDS encoding pectate lyase yields MAFPGAEGFGKYTTGGRGGAVHVVTNLNDDGPGSLREAIKKKGPRIIVFAVSGYIDLKEPLYINDPDVTIAGQTAPGDGITLRHYPLKISTHNVIIRYLRFRLGDESGTEDDAISGTRQKNIIIDHCSMSWATDECASFYGNENFTLQWCIISESLNSSVHAKGDHGYGGIWGGKKASFHHNLIANHNSRLPRFSGSATVPNTPDELVDFRNNVIYNWMNNNTYGGEKGRYNIVNNYYKPGPATKSNRKERILDPSKPYGKFFVQGNVLEGYNQISQDNRLGITVNPDSVVVNQPFSVEKIAEQAAQGSYELVLRGAGASLKRDVVDARIIEEVKTGTASYGKSNNGIIDSQNDVGGWPELKLAVAPKDSDGDGMPDEWEIKNKLNPKSAADASQHTLSKSYTNIEVYINSLVEVLVQLRLR; encoded by the coding sequence TTGGCTTTTCCCGGTGCTGAAGGTTTTGGTAAGTACACCACGGGCGGTCGTGGAGGCGCTGTACATGTAGTAACCAATCTGAATGATGATGGCCCGGGAAGTTTGCGCGAGGCTATTAAAAAGAAAGGGCCACGTATTATTGTATTTGCAGTTTCCGGGTATATCGATTTAAAAGAGCCACTCTATATTAATGACCCTGATGTTACCATTGCCGGCCAAACGGCACCGGGTGATGGCATTACCCTGCGGCATTACCCGTTGAAGATCAGTACCCACAATGTAATTATCCGGTATTTGCGCTTCCGGCTCGGAGATGAATCCGGTACGGAGGATGATGCCATCAGTGGTACACGACAGAAAAATATTATCATCGATCATTGTTCCATGAGTTGGGCAACGGATGAATGTGCCTCGTTTTATGGCAACGAGAACTTTACACTTCAGTGGTGTATTATTTCCGAGAGTCTTAACAGTTCGGTACATGCCAAAGGCGATCATGGGTATGGCGGAATCTGGGGTGGCAAGAAAGCATCGTTTCACCATAACCTGATTGCTAATCATAACAGCCGGTTGCCGCGTTTTAGCGGTTCAGCAACTGTTCCGAACACACCTGATGAACTGGTAGACTTTCGGAACAATGTTATTTACAATTGGATGAACAATAATACTTATGGTGGTGAGAAAGGTCGTTACAATATTGTAAACAATTATTATAAGCCAGGCCCTGCAACGAAAAGTAACCGAAAAGAAAGAATCCTTGACCCCTCAAAACCGTATGGTAAATTTTTTGTGCAGGGTAACGTGTTGGAGGGTTACAACCAGATAAGTCAGGATAACAGATTGGGTATTACCGTGAACCCAGATTCAGTAGTGGTCAACCAGCCATTTAGTGTTGAAAAGATTGCAGAACAAGCCGCACAGGGATCATATGAACTTGTTTTGCGGGGGGCAGGGGCAAGTTTAAAACGCGATGTTGTTGATGCCCGGATTATTGAAGAGGTTAAAACGGGCACGGCATCGTATGGAAAAAGTAACAATGGTATTATTGATTCGCAAAATGATGTTGGAGGCTGGCCGGAATTGAAGTTAGCAGTGGCACCAAAAGATTCGGATGGCGATGGAATGCCTGACGAATGGGAAATAAAAAACAAGTTGAATCCGAAAAGTGCTGCAGATGCCTCTCAACATACGTTAAGTAAATCCTATACGAACATTGAGGTGTACATCAATAGCCTGGTGGAAGTGTTGGTTCAGCTACGCTTAAGATAA
- a CDS encoding pectin esterase has product MRSVLFVFFVVTIASAQKIQPTSITVAQNGSADYITIQEAINACRDLGYARVTINIKNGIYKEKLVIPSWKTAISLIGESRDNTIITYDDYSGKGNPNTNEPGAKSKLSTFTSYTMLVQGNDIMLENLTIQNTAGRVGQAVALHVEGDRVSVKNCSINGNQDTLLVTRDGSRQYFKDCYIEGTTDFIFGEATALFANCTIKSLSNSFITAASTREHTPFGFVFQNCKLIAADEATSVYFGRPWRPFAKTVFMNCELGNHIHAEGWDPWKGDVMFPDKDKTAFYAEYKNYGSGADVGKRVAWSKQLTKKEAKQYTLKNIFRDWNPD; this is encoded by the coding sequence ATGCGCAGTGTCCTCTTTGTGTTCTTTGTAGTTACTATTGCCTCTGCCCAAAAAATTCAACCAACGAGTATTACCGTAGCGCAGAATGGAAGCGCTGACTATATCACCATTCAGGAAGCTATCAATGCCTGTCGCGATTTGGGCTATGCGCGCGTAACCATTAATATTAAAAACGGCATCTATAAAGAAAAGCTTGTTATTCCTTCATGGAAAACAGCGATAAGCCTGATTGGTGAAAGCAGGGATAACACCATTATTACTTACGATGACTATTCCGGTAAGGGCAATCCAAATACAAATGAGCCTGGTGCTAAATCCAAGCTCAGCACCTTCACCTCCTACACTATGCTGGTGCAGGGTAACGACATCATGCTTGAAAATTTAACGATACAGAATACAGCCGGTCGTGTAGGCCAGGCGGTAGCGTTGCATGTTGAAGGTGATCGTGTATCGGTGAAGAACTGCAGCATCAATGGAAATCAGGATACATTATTGGTTACGCGCGATGGCAGCCGGCAATACTTTAAAGACTGTTACATAGAGGGTACCACCGATTTTATTTTTGGTGAAGCCACAGCGTTGTTTGCTAACTGTACAATCAAAAGTTTATCAAACTCATTCATCACTGCTGCCTCAACACGTGAACATACACCCTTTGGTTTTGTCTTTCAAAACTGTAAACTGATTGCCGCTGACGAGGCAACATCAGTTTATTTTGGCAGACCGTGGAGACCCTTTGCGAAAACAGTTTTTATGAACTGTGAGCTGGGCAATCATATTCATGCAGAAGGCTGGGATCCGTGGAAAGGTGATGTCATGTTTCCTGATAAAGATAAAACAGCATTCTATGCAGAATATAAAAATTATGGATCGGGCGCTGATGTTGGCAAGCGCGTAGCCTGGTCGAAGCAACTGACGAAGAAGGAAGCAAAACAGTATACCTTAAAGAATATTTTTCGGGATTGGAATCCGGATTGA